A single window of uncultured Methanospirillum sp. DNA harbors:
- a CDS encoding U32 family peptidase: MIELLAPAGTAEACRVAIAAGADAVYLGGSRFGARHFAGNFDDQALEDAVKYAHLRGVKVYVTVNTLVHDKELVHVVRYLESLCSIGVDAILIQDLGILSIASNLFSDLSRVPALHASTQMAVHNREGARYALEKGCTRIVLARELPAQEVRDIAESLKESGGEVEIFGHGALCYAYSGQCLLSAVIGGRSGNRGMCAQPCRKPYQIIRGTRGKYGKLIKPRPVDLLDQYLLSTRDLSVYPVLNSVSSLPIAALKIEGRMRSPSYGATVVSVYRRALDALMSGTFSPSSEDEIDLALVFSRGFTTGYLNDETCETVMGRNLPGKRGLFVGTVTGLTNDGLLSVKPAGDLVPERGDGLVCISRTSEQGFVLRHDPFIRKGQLFLDSNSSCHRGDHVYLTSRGRTTKLLEHLTINPDSLYHGSIDLSLEINISTDGVVDISGEIDTRKKIHLPFIFRSQARFSPARSRPLSSDQISDAIKKTGGTLFTMKQLNISCPDGLFAPVSMLNGIRREILEFAEATIIQSYIPASETTQIVKNRANLCITKLDSEPVFQSCCDEMQLVILVSDPVSALSAVEAGAFRVYIEWYPPRDTAGSSDHLETILALFTKSPSLADVIGIKLPKILLRSEMDHLIEVLPRMKKAGVKYMMVDGIGVAETILASAPDMQISGYSGLNITNHCSLAVHTNFEFCTLSCELSGDEVRETLEMADFSDHSPSVAVMVQGLIEAMITEDQLGGPILSGDPEIGSALRDQKGQEFPIVIDSSGRTHIFNSAETSLIDNLKTLKDVGVKFGVIDARWRGSEYAWEMTSLWSDAIRNPHLNQEELNTRKDAIRACAWGVLTTATWKRGLCRGDS, encoded by the coding sequence GTGATCGAACTTCTTGCTCCGGCTGGTACAGCAGAGGCATGCCGGGTTGCAATTGCAGCAGGTGCAGATGCGGTATATCTTGGTGGTAGTAGATTTGGTGCCCGCCACTTTGCAGGTAACTTTGATGATCAGGCCCTTGAAGATGCAGTAAAATATGCTCATCTCCGGGGAGTGAAGGTCTATGTCACAGTAAACACATTAGTTCATGATAAAGAACTTGTCCATGTTGTCAGATATCTGGAATCTCTCTGCTCCATCGGTGTTGATGCGATTCTCATCCAGGATCTGGGGATACTCTCCATTGCATCAAACCTATTTTCCGATCTCTCCAGAGTTCCGGCACTCCATGCCTCAACCCAGATGGCGGTTCACAACCGGGAAGGGGCCCGGTATGCCCTCGAAAAGGGATGTACCCGAATTGTTCTGGCACGGGAACTACCGGCGCAGGAGGTCAGGGATATTGCAGAATCTCTGAAAGAGTCAGGTGGGGAGGTTGAGATATTCGGACATGGAGCACTCTGTTATGCTTACTCAGGTCAGTGCCTGCTTTCCGCAGTCATAGGTGGGAGAAGTGGAAACCGGGGTATGTGTGCCCAACCCTGCAGAAAACCATATCAAATTATCAGGGGGACCCGCGGTAAATATGGGAAACTGATAAAACCAAGGCCGGTTGATCTTCTTGATCAATACCTTCTTTCAACCCGTGATCTCTCCGTGTATCCGGTTCTTAATTCAGTTTCCTCATTACCTATTGCAGCACTAAAGATCGAAGGCCGCATGAGATCCCCTTCATACGGAGCAACAGTAGTGTCGGTCTACCGTCGTGCCCTTGATGCCCTCATGTCAGGGACGTTTTCTCCGTCATCTGAAGACGAGATCGATCTGGCCCTGGTCTTCTCACGCGGATTTACAACTGGGTATCTGAATGATGAGACCTGTGAGACTGTGATGGGTAGGAACCTTCCTGGAAAAAGAGGCCTTTTTGTCGGAACTGTCACGGGTCTGACAAATGATGGGCTGTTGAGTGTGAAACCGGCAGGTGACCTGGTTCCCGAACGAGGCGATGGTCTGGTCTGTATCAGCAGAACCAGTGAACAGGGTTTTGTGCTTCGTCATGATCCTTTCATCAGGAAAGGGCAGTTATTTCTGGATTCAAATTCCTCCTGCCATCGTGGTGATCATGTCTATCTCACCAGCAGGGGAAGAACCACAAAACTTCTGGAACATCTCACGATTAATCCTGATTCTTTGTATCATGGTTCTATAGATCTGTCTCTTGAGATCAACATCTCGACTGATGGAGTGGTTGATATATCCGGAGAGATTGATACAAGAAAAAAGATCCATCTTCCCTTCATATTCAGATCCCAGGCCCGATTCAGCCCTGCACGCTCACGTCCCCTGAGTTCAGATCAGATCAGCGATGCAATCAAAAAAACCGGAGGTACTCTTTTTACGATGAAACAACTGAATATCTCCTGCCCCGATGGTTTGTTTGCACCGGTTTCTATGCTCAATGGAATCCGAAGGGAGATTCTGGAGTTTGCAGAAGCAACCATCATACAATCATACATTCCTGCATCAGAAACCACGCAAATTGTAAAAAATCGTGCAAATTTGTGTATTACTAAACTGGATTCAGAACCCGTATTTCAGTCTTGTTGCGATGAGATGCAACTTGTAATACTGGTATCAGATCCGGTATCAGCCCTTTCAGCTGTGGAAGCAGGGGCTTTCAGAGTATATATTGAGTGGTATCCTCCCCGTGATACGGCTGGATCTTCGGATCACCTTGAGACAATACTTGCTCTTTTTACTAAGAGCCCCTCACTAGCTGATGTAATCGGTATTAAACTACCAAAGATTCTTCTCCGCTCTGAAATGGATCATCTCATCGAGGTACTACCACGAATGAAAAAGGCAGGTGTGAAATATATGATGGTGGACGGGATAGGAGTCGCCGAAACGATACTGGCCTCTGCCCCTGATATGCAGATCAGTGGATACAGCGGACTCAACATCACGAACCATTGTTCACTTGCCGTTCATACAAATTTTGAGTTCTGCACTCTCTCCTGTGAATTGTCAGGAGATGAGGTGAGAGAGACTCTTGAAATGGCAGACTTTTCAGATCATTCGCCTTCTGTTGCAGTCATGGTTCAGGGTTTGATTGAAGCAATGATCACCGAGGATCAACTAGGCGGACCGATTTTATCTGGAGACCCAGAGATTGGATCTGCACTCCGGGATCAGAAAGGTCAGGAATTTCCTATCGTGATTGATTCAAGTGGAAGAACGCACATCTTTAACTCAGCAGAAACTTCTCTCATTGATAATCTGAAAACCCTTAAAGATGTCGGGGTCAAATTCGGGGTGATCGATGCGAGGTGGCGGGGGTCAGAGTATGCATGGGAGATGACCTCACTATGGTCTGATGCCATCAGAAATCCACATCTGAACCAAGAAGAATTAAACACACGTAAAGATGCCATAAGAGCGTGTGCATGGGGTGTGCTCACAACTGCAACCTGGAAACGTGGGTTATGCAGGGGTGACTCCTGA
- a CDS encoding PEGA domain-containing protein, protein MSNVPTPMTTPSQGFQNSTHIDPGSASPSPVPSPVMSDVPTPMATPTQGFSTGTHFGPGSGSPSPIPSPVMSDVPTPIVTPSQRLQNETHFGPGSGTHISVPSPVMSDIPTPIATPTQGFLNGTHFGPGSGSPSPVPSPVMSDVPTPLVTPISGLPNDPYQGPGLNPINPIPTPTFTQPMNPGEPFSPEYPDGRFHPGPVPTVSLVTITVTPTPEQWYGEPTHVPGDNDPDPIMSDILLHRGDPNYYYGRYSNPDPGHYRYESSPLYAPRYDRDNGAIQVISTPTAATVYLNNNYEGRTPSSGYLGISSLTPGSYQITISSVGYYDYTSVITVYRNEIVTVNAALEPVVSGSSSSRTDGGTLDVQSSPTGAGVLLNNVYRGSSPLNLQSVSPGAYNLTIFKDGYIWYARDISITSGQTTAISAVLTPQDPAPSDQRPIQATETVVPVATKSPLPIGILFISLIVGGFCASRRL, encoded by the coding sequence ATGAGTAATGTTCCAACTCCTATGACAACTCCTTCACAAGGGTTTCAGAATAGTACTCATATAGATCCCGGTTCGGCCAGTCCTAGTCCTGTTCCTTCCCCGGTTATGAGTGATGTTCCGACTCCCATGGCAACACCTACTCAAGGGTTTTCAACAGGTACTCACTTTGGTCCTGGTTCGGGCAGTCCTAGTCCTATTCCTTCCCCGGTTATGAGTGATGTTCCAACTCCAATTGTAACACCTTCACAAAGGCTTCAGAATGAAACTCATTTCGGTCCTGGTTCGGGCACTCACATTTCTGTTCCTTCACCGGTCATGAGCGATATTCCTACTCCAATTGCAACACCTACTCAAGGATTTCTGAATGGCACACACTTTGGTCCTGGTTCGGGCAGTCCTAGTCCTGTTCCTTCTCCGGTTATGAGTGATGTACCCACTCCATTGGTTACACCAATATCTGGTCTGCCCAATGATCCTTACCAGGGTCCGGGTTTGAATCCAATAAACCCAATACCAACTCCAACCTTCACTCAACCTATGAATCCTGGTGAACCATTTTCTCCTGAATATCCTGATGGCAGATTTCATCCAGGCCCGGTACCGACAGTCTCCCTCGTTACAATAACTGTAACCCCAACCCCGGAACAATGGTATGGTGAGCCTACACATGTCCCTGGTGACAATGATCCTGATCCGATCATGTCAGATATTCTGCTTCACAGAGGGGATCCCAACTATTATTATGGCAGATACTCGAATCCGGATCCTGGCCATTACCGGTACGAATCAAGCCCCTTATATGCACCCAGGTATGATCGGGATAACGGGGCGATTCAGGTGATCAGCACCCCGACCGCTGCAACTGTGTACCTGAACAATAATTATGAAGGAAGAACACCCTCATCAGGATATTTGGGAATTTCAAGTCTGACACCCGGAAGTTATCAGATCACGATCTCCAGCGTTGGTTATTATGATTATACTTCTGTCATAACAGTGTACCGAAATGAGATTGTGACAGTTAATGCGGCTTTGGAACCTGTGGTCTCTGGTTCATCGTCATCCAGGACAGATGGAGGAACACTTGATGTTCAGTCCAGCCCAACCGGTGCAGGTGTCCTTCTCAACAATGTGTACCGGGGCAGCAGTCCACTGAACCTCCAAAGTGTCAGTCCTGGTGCGTACAATCTGACTATCTTTAAAGATGGATACATTTGGTATGCACGTGACATCTCGATCACTTCAGGTCAGACCACAGCGATCTCTGCTGTGCTGACTCCCCAGGATCCTGCACCATCTGATCAAAGGCCCATCCAGGCAACAGAGACAGTTGTTCCAGTAGCGACGAAGTCACCACTACCAATTGGGATTCTCTTCATATCCCTGATTGTTGGTGGATTCTGTGCAAGTAGAAGGTTATAA
- a CDS encoding GtrA family protein, whose protein sequence is MPDFPCNTGEKENVDLLSFLGEHLCGFLLIGIFTTCVDIGLLWFLTEKTGLWYLVSATVSYCTGSLLSFFLNKSLNYRNQSRDYVRQGSSFLIIAASSFSLNLTVLSIGVEIFQVHYLIAKAGATIVAFLWNYYAQTTITFRIWK, encoded by the coding sequence ATGCCTGATTTTCCCTGTAATACCGGAGAGAAGGAGAATGTAGATCTTCTCTCCTTCCTTGGAGAGCACCTGTGTGGATTCCTCCTTATTGGGATCTTTACAACCTGTGTCGATATCGGTCTGCTCTGGTTTCTTACTGAAAAGACAGGACTCTGGTATCTGGTATCTGCCACGGTTTCATACTGCACTGGTTCTTTACTCAGTTTTTTCCTGAACAAATCACTGAACTATCGTAACCAGAGCAGGGATTATGTAAGACAGGGTTCATCGTTTCTGATTATTGCAGCAAGTAGTTTTTCCCTGAATCTTACAGTCCTTTCCATAGGCGTTGAAATTTTTCAGGTTCATTATCTTATTGCCAAAGCAGGGGCGACTATCGTAGCATTTCTGTGGAACTATTATGCACAGACAACTATAACATTCAGAATCTGGAAGTAA
- a CDS encoding ABC transporter ATP-binding protein: MAEDEIVVRLTDVSKIYPLPSGDVVALDHLSLTIKKGEFVAIIGPSGSGKSTLLNQLGCLDVPTYGDLEIGGKLVRDMTDYELTDLRLVTIGFIFQKFNLLPLLSAYENVEYPYTLKYRKKDTSGRVAKLLAMVGINEDRAKHKPPELSGGQQQRVAIARALVNNPKILLCDEPTGNLDSKTGVLVMSMLRKLNEKGKTLIIVTHDPTIAEQADRIVTIRDGRVV; the protein is encoded by the coding sequence ATGGCGGAAGATGAGATCGTCGTCCGATTAACTGATGTAAGCAAGATTTATCCCCTCCCTTCCGGAGATGTGGTCGCTCTTGATCATCTCTCCCTTACTATTAAGAAAGGGGAATTTGTTGCGATAATCGGGCCATCCGGGTCTGGGAAATCAACCCTACTTAACCAGCTCGGATGTCTTGATGTGCCAACGTATGGTGACCTTGAAATTGGGGGAAAATTGGTCCGGGATATGACCGATTATGAATTGACCGATCTTCGTCTGGTTACCATCGGGTTCATTTTCCAGAAATTCAACCTTCTCCCTCTTCTCTCTGCATATGAAAATGTGGAATACCCATACACACTAAAGTATCGCAAAAAAGACACGTCAGGAAGAGTAGCCAAACTTCTTGCAATGGTCGGAATCAATGAGGATCGTGCCAAACATAAACCTCCTGAACTATCCGGTGGTCAGCAGCAACGGGTTGCCATTGCCAGAGCCCTCGTTAATAATCCAAAGATACTTCTGTGCGATGAACCAACCGGGAACCTTGATTCCAAGACTGGAGTTCTGGTAATGAGTATGCTCAGAAAACTCAATGAAAAAGGAAAAACCCTGATCATTGTAACTCATGACCCGACAATTGCTGAACAGGCAGATCGGATAGTTACCATCAGAGATGGGAGAGTTGTGTAG
- a CDS encoding DUF1294 domain-containing protein, which produces MSDQLLPYMEAAYALVNGGIFLLYGYDKVQARRDRWRISEKNLLIGSLFGPFGAFLAIQIFRHKTQKMRFSLLVPIIMILHVILIMLFLTRG; this is translated from the coding sequence ATGTCTGATCAACTGCTGCCATACATGGAGGCGGCCTACGCACTTGTGAATGGTGGCATCTTTCTCCTCTACGGGTATGATAAGGTACAGGCACGACGTGATAGATGGAGGATTTCAGAGAAGAACCTCCTGATTGGATCTCTCTTCGGTCCTTTTGGTGCCTTTCTGGCGATACAGATCTTTAGACATAAAACCCAGAAGATGCGTTTTTCTCTTCTGGTTCCAATAATCATGATCCTTCATGTGATTCTGATCATGCTGTTCCTGACCCGGGGATGA
- a CDS encoding FtsX-like permease family protein, with protein MKDIIFAMALRNVKINYLRSILAALGITIGIISIASMGMLGTNMTYSVKDSLSSMADKLTVNPYSGKGGGGGAPGGGGTTDNLTKAQYKNILKVADQYGYAYGVHSIRAKVQKGKDEWSTTIYGLETPAMKRVLENISEGGYPSSDGSVLIGATFASDNNLEPGSKFTVSGQGLKVAGIIASRGMSMDLNTDSAVVMTKSKYESMFGATDEYNQVNIILDNIDEASEAVNAIDKQMNRREEVVRVQDSSRFVTMISSSVTTITSFASLIAGISLLVAAVSIFNIMMMSVTERIREIGVLRSIGTQKKEILRIFLYEATLIGVLGALAGMTFSLIIGYVFIQVMVGNTKYFFTVDSLIHLPYAMAIGLVICIISGIYPAWRGANMDPIEALRAD; from the coding sequence ATGAAAGATATCATCTTTGCAATGGCTTTGAGAAATGTGAAAATTAACTATCTCAGATCCATCCTTGCTGCATTAGGAATTACAATAGGAATCATATCCATCGCATCAATGGGTATGTTGGGGACAAATATGACCTATTCTGTAAAAGATTCCCTCTCGTCAATGGCTGATAAACTTACCGTTAATCCATATAGTGGAAAAGGCGGAGGAGGTGGTGCTCCTGGTGGTGGTGGAACTACTGACAATCTTACAAAAGCCCAGTACAAAAATATCTTGAAAGTAGCTGATCAATATGGGTATGCATATGGTGTTCACTCAATACGTGCCAAAGTACAGAAAGGCAAGGATGAGTGGAGTACTACTATTTACGGCCTTGAAACCCCGGCTATGAAGAGGGTTCTGGAAAATATATCTGAAGGCGGATATCCCAGCAGTGATGGCTCGGTTTTAATTGGTGCCACCTTTGCTTCTGATAATAATCTTGAGCCCGGAAGCAAATTTACGGTTTCTGGTCAGGGGTTAAAGGTCGCCGGAATCATCGCATCCCGTGGAATGTCCATGGATCTGAACACAGACAGTGCTGTGGTAATGACAAAATCAAAATATGAGTCGATGTTCGGTGCTACTGATGAGTACAACCAGGTTAATATTATCCTTGATAATATCGATGAGGCATCAGAAGCAGTGAATGCGATAGATAAACAGATGAACCGCAGAGAAGAGGTTGTAAGAGTTCAGGACAGCAGCCGCTTTGTGACGATGATATCCTCATCAGTTACTACGATTACCAGTTTTGCCTCCCTCATTGCTGGGATTTCATTACTAGTGGCCGCGGTTTCCATCTTCAACATCATGATGATGTCAGTGACTGAACGTATCAGAGAGATCGGTGTTCTGCGTAGTATCGGTACTCAGAAGAAAGAGATCCTCAGAATTTTTCTCTATGAGGCCACACTAATTGGAGTGCTTGGAGCATTAGCAGGGATGACCTTCAGTCTGATTATAGGATATGTATTTATTCAGGTCATGGTGGGTAATACTAAGTACTTCTTCACGGTTGACAGTCTGATTCACCTTCCCTATGCAATGGCTATTGGCCTGGTTATCTGCATTATATCAGGTATATATCCGGCATGGAGAGGTGCAAATATGGATCCGATTGAAGCACTACGGGCAGATTAA